A stretch of Gossypium hirsutum isolate 1008001.06 chromosome A06, Gossypium_hirsutum_v2.1, whole genome shotgun sequence DNA encodes these proteins:
- the LOC107962522 gene encoding filament-like plant protein, whose product MEKKSWLWKRKSSERSPGETESSGSISSQSERFSDDQEAFKASSPNDCTKSPEVSSKASAVPEEVNDSIRSLTEKLSAALVNVSAKEDLVKQHAKVAEEAIAGWEKAENEVVVLKQKLETAVQQNSALEDRVTHLDGALKECVRQLRQAREEQEQKINEAVAKTTRDWETTQFELESQLLELQNKAESVKSEPPPPFSPNLLHKFEALKQENSALKLELSSQLEELQIRTIERDLSTQAAETASKQHLESIKRAAKLEAECRRLKAIGSKLSFTNDCKSPASSINVESFMGSQSDSGERLHVVDTDTQKMSGLEANKGEPSCSDSWASALIAELDQFKNEKVINRNVPSSSIEIDLMDDFLEMEQLAALPDTKNENQFLESKATVKQSNDGDSSLKAELEAMIHRTTELEEKLEKIEAEKAELEIALAESQESLEASELELRDNELKLEELQRELSKASEAKQHLESQLSIMETDAETMSAKIDALGAEIEKERALSVQISADANESKQLLESQLVSIEAEARMMSAKVGSLETEVEKEKALSAEITVKCQELEEELSRARQEAELQQTANSNVEVKIKQEDLAVAAGKLAECQKTIASLGQQLKSLATLEDFLIDTTSIPEFSRGVSLIPKSSEPWKLHSNETYSPKADPESTRVGADHSSPQVNKNDENGNTPPSSSSSSIVSSTHASLEKNRNGFAKFFTRSKNGIQLEI is encoded by the exons ATGGAAAAAAAGAGTTGGTTGTGGAAGAGGAAGTCTTCTGAGAGAAGTCCTGGTGAAACTGAAAGTTCCGGATCAATATCGTCGCAGTCCGAGAGATTTTCAGATGATCAG GAGGCTTTCAAGGCATCATCACCTAATGATTGCACAAAATCACCGGAAGTGTCGTCAAAAGCTTCAGCCGTTCCTGAAGAAGTTAATGATAGCATTAGGAGTTTGACAGAGAAATTATCAGCTGCTCTAGTAAATGTTAGTGCCAAAGAGGATTTGGTGAAGCAACATGCCAAAGTTGCCGAAGAAGCTATTGCAG GTTGGGAAAAAGCTGAAAATGAAGTAGTGGTATTAAAGCAAAAACTAGAGACTGCAGTTCAGCAAAACTCAGCATTGGAAGACCGGGTGACTCATCTTGATGGAGCTCTTAAGGAATGTGTTAGGCAGTTAAGACAAGCAAGAGAGGAGCAGGAGCAGAAGATCAATGAAGCTGTCGCAAAGACTACCCGGGACTGGGAAACTACCCAATTTGAACTCGAAAGCCAGTTGCTTGAGCTCCAAAATAAAGCCGAATCTGTTAAGTCTGAGCCCCCTCCTCCCTTCAGTCCCAATCTTTTGCATAAGTTTGAAGCTTTGAAGCAGGAAAATTCAGCCCTCAAGCTTGAGCTCTCATCTCAGTTAGAAGAGTTGCAAATCAGAACAATTGAAAGGGACTTAAGCACCCAAGCAGCTGAAACAGCTAGTAAACAACACTTAGAGAGCATAAAGAGGGCCGCAAAGCTTGAAGCAGAATGCCGAAGACTCAAAGCCATAGGCTCTAAATTGTCCTTCACAAATGACTGTAAATCCCCTGCCTCCTCAATTAATGTTGAATCCTTCATGGGTAGTCAATCCGACAGCGGAGAACGGCTGCATGTGGTGGACACTGATACCCAAAAGATGAGTGGCCTGGAGGCAAACAAAGGAGAACCTAGTTGTTCCGACTCATGGGCGTCAGCCTTAATTGCTGAACTTGATCAATTCAAAAACGAAAAGGTCATCAACAGAAATGTCCCTAGTTCTTCTATTGAGATTGATCTCATGGACGATTTTCTTGAGATGGAGCAACTTGCTGCATTACCTGATACCAAGAATGAAAATCAATTTCTTGAATCAAAAGCTACAGTCAAACAATCCAATGATGGTGATAGCTCTTTGAAGGCTGAGCTTGAAGCCATGATTCATCGAACAACAGAACTTGAAGAGAAGTTGGAGAAGATAGAAGCCGAGAAAGCTGAACTAGAAATTGCTCTTGCCGAAAGTCAAGAAAGTCTAGAAGCATCGGAACTAGAGTTGAGGGACAATGAATTAAAATTGGAGGAGTTGCAAAGAGAGCTCAGCAAGGCAAGTGAAGCAAAGCAACATCTCGAGTCTCAACTCAGTATCATGGAAACAGATGCAGAGACAATGTCAGCGAAGATTGATGCATTAGGAGCagaaattgaaaaggaaagggCACTGTCAGTGCAAATTTCAGCTGATGCAAATGAGTCAAAGCAGCTTCTCGAGTCTCAACTTGTTAGCATTGAAGCAGAGGCTCGGATGATGTCTGCAAAGGTTGGTTCATTGGAAACAGAAGTTGAAAAGGAAAAGGCATTGTCAGCAGAGATTACAGTGAAGTGTCAAGAATTGGAAGAAGAGCTTTCAAGAGCGAGACAGGAAGCTGAGCTCCAGCAAACTGCAAACTCGAACGTTGAAGTGAAGATAAAACAG GAGGATTTGGCTGTTGCTGCTGGAAAACTTGCTGAGTGTCAGAAAACAATAGCATCTTTAGGGCAGCAACTGAAATCTCTTGCGACACTTGAAGACTTTTTAATTGACACCACGAGCATACCGGAGTTCTCTAGAGGAGTGTCGTTGATTCCGAAATCCAGTGAACCTTGGAAGTTACATTCTAATGAAACATATTCACCTAAAGCAGATCCAGAGTCAACAAGAGTTGGTGCTGACCATTCTAGCCCTCAAGTAAATAAGAATGATGAAAATGGCAACACACCGCCATCTTCATCCTCGTCTTCAATTGTGTCATCAACTCATGCCAGTTTAGAGAAGAACCGAAATGGTTTCGCAAAATTTTTCACTCGGAGTAAGAATGGGATCCAACTAGAAATTTAA